The Mesorhizobium opportunistum WSM2075 DNA window AAGATCGACGTCAAGAAGGCGCAGGGCATGCCGGGCGTCATCGGGGTGCTAACCGGCAAGGAACTCAAGGCCGACGGCATCGGCAACCTCATCTGCGGCTGGATGATCCATTCCAAGGACGGTTCTCCGATGAAGATGGGCGCATGGTCGCCGCTGGCCGTCGACAAGGTCCGCTATGTCGGCGACGCCGTCGTCATCGTCGTGGCCGAGACCAAGGGCCAGGCGCGTGACGCGGCCGAGGCAGTCGAGATCACCTACAAGGAACTGAAGGCCGTCGTCGACGCCACCAAGGCGCTCGAAAAGGGCGCGCCGCAGGTCCACGCCGAAGCCGAGAACAATCTGATCTTCGACTGGGAGATCGGCGATGCCAAGGCGACCGACGCCGCCATCAAGGCGGCGGCGCATGTCACCCGCATGAAGATCGTCAACAACCGGCTGGTGCCGAATGCCATGGAGCCGCGCGCGGCTCTTGGCCACTACGACAAGGCGGAAGATCACTACACCTGCTGGACGACATCGCAGAACCCGCATGTCGCGCGGCTGGTGATGAGCGCCTTCTACAATGTCGCGCCGGAAAACAAGCTGCGGGTGATCGCGCCCGATGTCGGCGGCGGCTTCGGTTCCAAGATCTACATCTATCCCGAAGAGATCGTCTGCCTGTGGGCGTCGAAGAAGACCGGCGTGCCGGTCAAATGGGTCGCAGACCGCACCGAAAGCTTTCTCACCGACGCGCATGGCCGCGACCATGTCTCGACCGTCGAGATGGCGTTCGACAAGAACAACCGGATCACCGGCTTCAAGGTCGACACGATCGCCAATCTCGGCGCCTATATGTCGCTGTTCTCGTCCTGCGTGCCGACCTATCTCTACGCGACGCTTTTGTCGGGGCAGTACGATATTCCGGCCATCCATGCCAATGTACGCACCGTCTACACCAACACGGCACCCGTCGATGCTTATCGCGGGGCAGGGCGGCCGGAGGCCACCTATCTCCTGGAACGCACCATGGAAGCAGCGGCGCGCGAACTCGGCGTCTCTCCGGCCGAACTGCGGCGCAAGAACTTCATCACCGTCTTTCCGCACCAGACCCCGGTGATCATGAACTATGACGCCGGCGACTATGGCGCCTCGCTCGACGCGGCGATGAAGACCTCCGACTATGCCGGCTTTGCCAAGCGCAAGGCCGCGGCGGCAAAGCAGGGTAAGCTGCGCGGCATCGGCATGAGCTGCTACATCGAGGCGTGCGGCATCGCGCCGTCGGCGGCGGTCGGCTCGCTCGGCGCCGGGGTCGGCCTTTGGGAGTCGGCGGAAGTGCGGGTCAACGCGGTCGGCACGATCGAGGTGCTGACCGGCTCGCATAGCCATGGCCAGGGCCATGAGACGACGTTCGCGCAATTGGTCAACGAGCGTTTCGGCGTGCCGATCGATTCGGTTTCGATCGTCCATGGCGATACCGACAAGGTGCAGATGGGCATGGGCACCTACGGGTCGCGCTCGGGTGCGGTCGGCATGTCGGCGATCGCCAAGGCGCTCGACAAGGTCGAGGCCAAGGCCAAGAAGATCGCCGCCCATCTGCTCGAGGCCGACGAAGGCGACATCGTCATCGAGAACGGCGCGCTGAAGGTCGCTGGCACCGACAAGAACGTGCCGTGGTTCCAGGTGGCGCTTGCCGCCTACACCGCGCACAATCTGCCGGCCGGGATGGAGCCCGGGCTGAAGGAAACGGCCTTCTACGATCCGTCGAATTTCACCTTCCCGGCGGGCTGCTATATCTGCGAGGTCGAGATCGATCCGGAAACCGGTACGACCGAGATCGTCCAGTTCGTCGCCGCCGACGATTTCGGCAACATCATCAACCCGATGATCGTCGAGGGCCAGGTGCATGGCGGCATCGCCCAGGGCGTCGGCCAGGCGCTGCTGGAAGGCGCTCATTATGACGCCAGCGGGCAGCTGCTGACGGCAAGCTACATGGACTACACCATGCCGCGCGCGGACGACCTGCCGTCATTCAAGGTCTCGACGTCGAACACCCCGTGTCCGGGCAATCCGCTCGGCATCAAGGGCTGCGGCGAGGCCGGCGCCATAGGCTCGCCGCCGGCGGTGATCAACGCCATCACCGATGCCATCGGTATCCCCGACATTGCCATGCCGGCTTCGCCGTCCACCGTGTGGGCAGCGATCCGTGCCGCGACGAAGCATTGAAAAGAGTGAGTGTGGAGTAGTGAGTAGCGAATAGGGAAGCGCTTCATCAACAACGGCAGCTGAGCATTCACTACTGACTAGCCACTACTGACTAAGCACTCTCAAGGAGGACCCCATGTACGCAGTCAACTACCACCGTGCCGCCTCGGTCACTGAAGCCGCCAAGCTGATCAAGACGGACGACGCCAAGCTGCTCTCGGGAGGCATGACCTTGATCCCGGCCATGAAGACGCGGCTGGCGGCGCCTTCCGATCTCGTCGACCTGTCGCGCATCACGGAGCTGCAAGGCGTCAAGGTGTCGGGCAAGACGGTCACCATCGGCGCCGCCACGACGCATTTCGACGTCGCCAATGACGAGAAGCTGAAGAAGGCGTGCCCGGCGCTTGCCCATCTGGCGTCGCTGATCGGCGATCCGGCGGTACGCCACAGGGGCACGATCGGCGGCTCGATCGCCAACAACGATCCGGCGGCCGACTACCCTGCGGCGCTGCTGGCGCTGGGGGCCACCATCGTCACCAACAAGCGCGAGATAGCCGCCGACAAGTTCTTCAAGGGGCTGTTCGAGACCGCATTGAAGGATGGCGAGATCATCACCGCGGTCACCTTCACCGCACCGGCGAAGGCCGCCTATGAAAAATTCCGCAACCCGGCCTCGCGCTACGCGATCGTCGGCGTGTTCGTGGCCAAGGGCAAGGATGGTGTCGGCGTCGCCGTCACCGGCGCCGGCGACGACGGCGTCTTCCGCTCGAAGGAGATCGAGGCGGCGCTGGCGAAGAGCTTCGATGCCGCGTCGCTCAATGGTGTGAAGGTGCCTGCCAAGAACCTGATGACCGACATCCACGCTTCCGCCGACTATCGCGCCAATCTGATCTCGGTGATGGCCAAGCGAGCGGTGGCGGCAGCCAACGCCTGATACCGTCGGCCATGGACGAGGAAAGGGGCCGCCACGGCCCCTTTTTCGTATCCGGCGACCCGTAGCGCTCCGATTCCTCTAGGGAATCGACCCCTTGCGCAGTGCCTTTGCTTGAAGCAATTACGGCCAGCTACTTCTCCTGGTACTGCCCGGGCTGCAATCTCGCACTTGCACAAATTTATCTTGCACTGCAATATGACATGGGGCGGGAATGCGAGCCGGGTTCGGAGCATGCGCCGCCGTGCCTTTCGCATGTCCAACGCGAAGGGATCGGCATGTCCGAAGTTTCCGTCACCCATCTGGCGCCGCCGCTATCGGTAGCCGACAGATCGACCAGAACCAGGCTGGCCTATCTCGACGGTTGGCGCGGACTGTCGATCGCCCTGGTGCTGATCGGGCATTTCTTTCCGGTTCCCGGAATCAATCTCGGGGTGCTGGGCGTCGAATTCTTCTTCGTGCTCAGCGGCCGGCTGATGGGCGAGATCCTGTTCATCGAACGCTACCCGCTGAAGAAGTTCTTCAAGCGCCGCTTCTCGCGCATCTATCCAGCGCTTCTGGTGTTCGTTGCCGTTGCCATGGTCGCGCTGTCGGGAACGTTCATCGCCTTCAAATGGAAGGCGGCGCTGACGGCGCTGACATTCACCTACAATTACGCCGGAATTCTCGTCACCCGCGCCGGTGCGCTGGACCATATCTGGTCGCTCTGCGTCGAGGAGCATGCCTATGTGATCCTGGCCCTGATCAGCGCCACCGTTGCCAGGCGCGATCGCGTCATACCGTTGCTGCTGGCGCTGGCCTTGCTCGCCATGGCGAACGGGGCGGTGTCTTACTGGGTGTTCAGACTGGACTACGAGACCACCTATTGGCGCACCGATGTGCAC harbors:
- a CDS encoding xanthine dehydrogenase family protein molybdopterin-binding subunit → MGIEGVGARVARKEDKRFITGAGRYVDDMVVPGMKHAAFVRSPHAHAQIKKIDVKKAQGMPGVIGVLTGKELKADGIGNLICGWMIHSKDGSPMKMGAWSPLAVDKVRYVGDAVVIVVAETKGQARDAAEAVEITYKELKAVVDATKALEKGAPQVHAEAENNLIFDWEIGDAKATDAAIKAAAHVTRMKIVNNRLVPNAMEPRAALGHYDKAEDHYTCWTTSQNPHVARLVMSAFYNVAPENKLRVIAPDVGGGFGSKIYIYPEEIVCLWASKKTGVPVKWVADRTESFLTDAHGRDHVSTVEMAFDKNNRITGFKVDTIANLGAYMSLFSSCVPTYLYATLLSGQYDIPAIHANVRTVYTNTAPVDAYRGAGRPEATYLLERTMEAAARELGVSPAELRRKNFITVFPHQTPVIMNYDAGDYGASLDAAMKTSDYAGFAKRKAAAAKQGKLRGIGMSCYIEACGIAPSAAVGSLGAGVGLWESAEVRVNAVGTIEVLTGSHSHGQGHETTFAQLVNERFGVPIDSVSIVHGDTDKVQMGMGTYGSRSGAVGMSAIAKALDKVEAKAKKIAAHLLEADEGDIVIENGALKVAGTDKNVPWFQVALAAYTAHNLPAGMEPGLKETAFYDPSNFTFPAGCYICEVEIDPETGTTEIVQFVAADDFGNIINPMIVEGQVHGGIAQGVGQALLEGAHYDASGQLLTASYMDYTMPRADDLPSFKVSTSNTPCPGNPLGIKGCGEAGAIGSPPAVINAITDAIGIPDIAMPASPSTVWAAIRAATKH
- a CDS encoding FAD binding domain-containing protein; translated protein: MYAVNYHRAASVTEAAKLIKTDDAKLLSGGMTLIPAMKTRLAAPSDLVDLSRITELQGVKVSGKTVTIGAATTHFDVANDEKLKKACPALAHLASLIGDPAVRHRGTIGGSIANNDPAADYPAALLALGATIVTNKREIAADKFFKGLFETALKDGEIITAVTFTAPAKAAYEKFRNPASRYAIVGVFVAKGKDGVGVAVTGAGDDGVFRSKEIEAALAKSFDAASLNGVKVPAKNLMTDIHASADYRANLISVMAKRAVAAANA
- a CDS encoding acyltransferase family protein; this encodes MSEVSVTHLAPPLSVADRSTRTRLAYLDGWRGLSIALVLIGHFFPVPGINLGVLGVEFFFVLSGRLMGEILFIERYPLKKFFKRRFSRIYPALLVFVAVAMVALSGTFIAFKWKAALTALTFTYNYAGILVTRAGALDHIWSLCVEEHAYVILALISATVARRDRVIPLLLALALLAMANGAVSYWVFRLDYETTYWRTDVHIASILLSASICLLKADGRLPAMLKGPYVALAAAAGAVLLFMDPVPTPIHYLVAVPLLAIAVNALDFSTQFFSGLLSSWPMATLGLWSYSLYLWQQPFYKFVYEQGSDPWLMLAGVFACALCSYYVIERPAREWLNRNW